In a single window of the Pocillopora verrucosa isolate sample1 chromosome 4, ASM3666991v2, whole genome shotgun sequence genome:
- the LOC131779374 gene encoding dynamin-1-like → MGNRGMEDLIPVMNKIQDAFAHIGQPSNVDLPQIAVVGSQSAGKSSVLENFVGRDFLPRGSGIVTRRPLILQLHPAKTEWAEFLHCKGKKFVDFEEVRKEIVAETDRETGSNKGISSIPINLRVYSPHVLNLTLVDLPGMTKVPVGDQPPDIEMQIRSMLFQFITKPNCLVLAVSPANSDLANSDALKIAKEVDPEGVRTIGVITKLDLMDEGTDAREILENRVLPLRRGYIGVVNRSQADIDGRKDIKSALASERKFFLSHASYRHIADKMGTGYLQKVLNQQLTNHIRETLPALRSKLEENIMALEKEVKGFEHYNPDDPSMKTKALMQMIQQFSGDFEKAIEGSGDSIDTKELSGGAKINRIFHERFPYELVKVEFDEKQLRKEIMFAIKNIHGIRVGLFTPDMAFEAIVKRQIDKLRSPAVKCVDMVMSELTNVIKKCTDPIDKYPLLRDQVEKIVVEHGRKGEAKSKDQVKTFIDMELAYINTNHPDFIGYAAASSTSNPGEKKTKRTISNQVIRKGWLTISNTGFMKGISKEYWFVLTAESLSWYKDEEEKEQKYQLRLDNVRLRDAEAGFMSRKAAFAIFNPDQKNLFKDHKALELAGENQDVIDSWKASFLRAGVYPERDTSEDKGLQGEIGTLDPQMERQVETIRNLADSYIKIVSKTVRDLVPKTVMFFIINNVKEFIGQELLAHLYSGGNQNDLMKESEAEVVRREEMLRMFHSLKEALRIISDIDANTVTTSLPPPVDTGDRDLLDSYKPPGSTRQPPVPRAGHPSPTPPSRPSRPVPGVPSRPDSAPSVPRRPNAPGKPAPPPPIPGRPPVPSRP, encoded by the exons TTAGAAAACTTTGTGGGCAG GGACTTTCTTCCGAGAGGATCTGGAATTGTCACAAGAAGACCGCTGATACTGCAACTTCATCCGGCCAAGAcag AGTGGGCAGAATTTCTCCATTGCaagggaaagaaatttgttgattttgaaGAAGTGAGAAAAGAGATTGTTGCAGAGACTGACCGAGAAACTGGCAGCAACAAAGGAATCTCATCAATACCAATTAACCTACGAGTTTATTCTCCTCATG TATTGAATTTGACGCTAGTAGATCTTCCTGGTATGACAAAAGTTCCTGTAGGCGACCAGCCTCCAGATATCGAAATGCAGATTAGAAGTATGTTGTTTCAGTTCATCACCAAACCAAACTGCTTGGTGCTAGCAGTGTCTCCTGCAAACTCAGATCTGGCAAACTCTGATGCATTAAAGATTGCAAAAGAGGTTGATCCTGAGG GAGTGCGAACAATTGGAGTGATAACAAAGTTAGATCTCATGGATGAAGGAACAGATGCCAGAGAAATTCTTGAGAACAGAGTCCTCCCCTTAAGAAGAG GTTATATTGGAGTGGTAAACAGAAGCCAGGCAGACATTGATGGTAGAAAAGACATTAAATCAGCCCTCGCCTCTGAGcgaaaattttttcttagtcATGCATCCTACAG GCATATTGCAGACAAAATGGGAACAGGTTATTTACAAAAAGTTCTTAACCAG caactgaccaatcacattaGAGAAACTTTACCAGCCCTTCGAAGCAAGCTTGAAGAGAACATTATGGCACTTGAAAAGGAAGTCAAGGGCTTCGAACATTATAATCCAGATGATCCATCTATGAAGACGAAAGCCCTCATGCA GATGATACAGCAATTCAGTGGAGATTTTGAGAAAGCCATTGAAGGGTCTGGTGATTCAATTGATACCAAAGAACTCTCAGGTGGAGCAAAAATCAACAGGATATTTCATGAGAGGTTCCCATATGAGTTAGTTAAG GTGGAATTTGATGAGAAACAGCTCAGAAAGGAAATTATGTTTGCCATCAAGAACATCCATGGAATCAG GGTTGGTCTTTTCACTCCTGATATGGCCTTTGAAGCAATAGTAAAGCGGCAAATTGACAAACTGAGGAGTCCAGCGGTGAAGTGTGTGGATATGGTTATGTCTGAATTAACCAATGTCATCAAGAAATGTACAGATCCG ATAGACAAATACCCTTTACTGAGGGACCAGGTGGAGAAAATTGTTGTAGAACATGGAAGAAAGGGAGAGGCCAAATCTAAAGACCAG GTCAAAACATTTATTGATATGGAGCTTGCATACATTAACACAAATCATCCTGATTTTATTGGTTATGCAGC AGCATCAAGTACATCCAATcctggtgaaaaaaaaacaaaaagaactaTCTCCAATCAG GTGATTAGGAAAGGTTGGCTCACAATAAGCAATACAGGATTTATGAAGGGAATCAGCAAAGAGTACTGGTTTGTACTTACAG CTGAATCGCTTTCATGGTACAAGGACGAGGAG GAGAAGGaacagaaatatcaattaagaTTGGATAATGTGCGCCTGCGTGATGCTGAGGCAGGATTCATGTCCCGAAAAGCTGCCTTTGCTATCTTCAATCCTGATCAAAA aaacttatTTAAAGACCACAAAGCGTTGGAGCTTGCAGGAGAGAACCAGGACGTTATAGACAGTTGGAAAGCCTCGTTCCTTCGAGCCGGAGTGTACCCTGAGAGAGATACATCGGAGGATAAGGGCTTG CAAGGTGAGATAGGCACCTTAGATCCTCAGATGGAACGTCAAGTGGAAACCATCAGAAACTTGGCGGATTCCTACATCAAGATCGTCAGCAAAACTGTCCGGGACCTCGTCCCTAAAACTGTGATGTTCTTCATTATAAATAAT GTGAAGGAATTCATTGGTCAGGAGCTGTTAGCCCATTTATACTCGGGTGGGAatcag AATGACTTGATGAAAGAAAGCGAAGCTGAAGTCGTTCGTCGGGAGGAAATGCTGCGCATGTTCCACAGTTTGAAGGAAGCTCTACGGATTATTAGCGATATAGACGCGAATACCGTGACCACATCGCTGCCACCTCCTGTCGACACAGGGGACCGTGACTTACTCGATTCATACAAGCCTCCCGG aaGCACTAGACAACCTCCTGTTCCTAGGGCAGGTCATCCGAGTCCTACCCCACCGTCTCGACCGTCCCGTCCCGTTCCGGGCGTACCATCCCGACCAGACAGTGCTCCTTCTGTACCCAG